The genomic segment ATTCGAATATGTTTTCTCGGGCCGTGGAAGAAACGTTCGTGGATTCGAGGGTAGACGTTCAGGTGAATAATTGGTGAGGCAATTCCTTAGCCAGGCGCTGTTACACCTTTTGTACTCTCTACGATCGACATCAAGCACGTAATTTCAATCTAATCGATTTACCACGTCTACTTATCCGTCCACGCGCAAATGTGGATCTCCTCGACGAGAATTCTTTTCATACGTTGGACACATTTCTAACAAGTCTTTCTCTTCCTGTGATTTCCTAATTTCCCTCTTTGTATCTCGTCGAGACCCTCAGCCACGCAGCCTGACGCGGACGAACCACATCGATCACTCATCTaagaattcattaattattattaggtAATTTCTTCATCCTCTccgtttctatttattatcgtttgatTAGTTGCACTAGCCTTGATTGTCGGCATTTAAGGGCTGCTGGGCAGGCAGCGTTTTATGGCGACGTGCGACTCTCTTCGTTCGAGCGCGACATATTTTGTGTTCACTTAGTTTTCTCTTATCCTCTTAATCAACTGTGAAAGGAGTCTCGTCTCGATCGGACTCGCGAGCGAAAAATATCCAAGTCTCTCAACCCTTTCGCTACGTTTATCATCCGGATGAGGAATAATTCGGAAGAAGCTTGAATCGATGGCACGgtacaaatttcaaaagacACATAGaggtattaattatattcgttaaGTAACGGATCTTCGAACAAACGAATCACCGGAGCGGGTTCTTTTTTGGTAGCGAAAGGACTAACGAAAGTGTTCTGAAAACAGATCTCGGGAGTTCGATCGATCTCGAACGATTATCCTCCAACATCAACCGCGTCTGAACGAACATCGATCATTAATACGTCGATCGAGAGTGTCCTAAAGCCACGAAGATCCGAAGGCGCATTCAATTTTGACTTTGTCAGGACACTGCACATGATCGACGTTGATCGAGAAAAGGAATACGATAAAGGTTCGTTGTCCTTGACGAGGTTCGTCCTCTCGAACGAGCTAAAGTATATGGTGAACCTGAAACGTTATCCTAAAGCCTCGCGTCGCTTAACTTACTTAACGATAGTTAGTTAATCTGGAAACTGTGTGTTTATAGTACAACTTAGCGATATAGTACAACAAACGATCAACGATAAACGGGAACACTCGCGAACCTCGTCGAGGGGAACGTGTCCTGCATCAAGGGATTCATCGAGAGACGTGCATATggatatatacaaatattcaagGATCGAATGTGAAGTTTGGCAAAAAGGGATCAGGTCGATAAAGGGCTAGGGAAATACatcttttctcttccctttctgttctcttcttttccttgcTTTTACGCGCAAGTAACATTATGGTACATAGACTAGGCGCAAAGCTGTACAACACAAAACTTAGCACTAGGCGTTCATTTTCAAAACGGTGAAATGGGTCGGTAACCCTAGACAAGTATCATCGCACAGGCGTAACCAGCTTTCCAAAAAATCAGGATGGCACCGATATATTTGGGACGTAGACTAAGAAGAAAACGGTCGTGAAACGCGAGCCTGCAAGCTCTACGTAATACGTCGTGATTTATTGAACCTAGAGATATGACTCGTTCATATAGGGAGAAGTCTACATCCTCGACAATAACTGTTCCTCGATGAAAAAGGCGGTGGGAGAGCTTGCAAGCTTCTTTGATAAGCTCGAAAGCgcaacaatatatataaacggCATGAATGTCTCGAGCGGTGACGAGTGTATATGGTGGAAGATCGATATAAAAAACATGAAACGCGAGCTTGCAAGCTCGCGCTAAGCTCGATACGCTCGATCGTCGTTCGCTGAGTATCCTCCGTGTGTCATCGATCGTCATTCGATCTCGAAAGTTTCGCtgtataaaaaatggaaagagcTTGCAAGCTTGCAAGAAGCACGACACCATTTGCCGATTCCCTTGAATTTTTGTGTAATTTCTTTCGTGGGTCGTAATAGATAGGTTTTAAGATGAGAAAACGCGTGAATCTCGAGCTTGCAGAATCTGAAAGTGCCCAAGCGCCAGTGAACTGTGTCATAGTTCTCTGGATGGCTGGGGTGGATTCTAAACTAGAAATTTATCCGGGGTGCGCGTCCAAAGAGCAAAGTGAAAGTTGTTCGTAGCAAAGGGGAATCCGCAGGCTGATGCAGGCGactgatacataacgttatttaacggTATTACTTATACAAACACTAAGTTTACCTCATCCCTCTCATCATCGCTTGTTTTCTACGCGTAATCATTCTCTGCGTCACAAGCATTCTTGACTTCGATACAGACTAGCATTAATTTTagtcgtttcgttattttttcttctatacgattctttgctatttttgtttcgttcgcGTTTTCGTTGGTCTGATACGTAACGATCAGGACCAGTGTATTCCGTGACGTCCGATATATCTATTTACTCGAAGCTAGTCTAGTCCTGAACGACGGCAGCCTTCTTGACGAGCATCCAGATCAATCTGGGATGTATCAGAAGTAGGCGAGCTAGAGACAACGAGGGAGCGTTCGGCTTGAGGCACTAGGACGCGTCCAGGGCGAGGCACTCTGCGAGGAAGTCCTCCATGGAACGATAAGCGTGTTCCAACACACCTGATAAGGCGTGGTCTTCGTCCGCGTAACtctgttaaatttaaaaaagcgttgtttaaaatataattcaaatacaTCGTATGAGATTCGAATGTTTTAAGTAAGTAAGATATCTGTGAAGATTTTGTTAATTCAGTCAGTTATAATCAAAGAAAAGCTTTGAATAAATCGCATACCTGGTACCTGAAGATGATACCCGCTTCGGACAGAGCCTTAGCGAAGGCGACACCGTGCGTATAAGGCGCTGTGAGGTCGGCTAGACCGTGAAGAAGGTAGAGGCTATGACTGGGCACCAACCTTGCACGCTGGGTCAGGTCAGCCTCTACGTAACCTTTATAGTTCTCTGCTGGGGCACCGAGGATTCGCTCCGTAAACGCGGAATCTATACGAAAAGAACAGAGCTCTAATCTAGTAAactttatacaataaaaaatggtAGAGAAAACTTGTATTCCCTTCAATTTGTTCCGGGGAATATTCTCGATTTATACAAAATGCAGTAACTCACTGTAATAGAGCCAATCCGCAATAGGATTCACAGCGACGCCACACTTGAACACGTTCTCCTGGCTACCCAACACCATGGCAGTCACGTAGCCGCCGTATCCCCAACCCCACACTCCCACTCTCGTGACGTCTAGGTACTTCAGAGTCTTTAGCAAGTGCCTCAGTACGGTCAACTGATCTTGAACCTCGACGCCACCGATTCGCCTGAACAGATCTCGTTTTCCTTGACCTCTAGCGCCACGAACATCCAACCTGACATAAACTACATCATTGTGGCTGGACATGTAGGTCCCCCAGTCGATCTTGAATCGATCAGTCACTGCTTCGCTTCCTGGACGACCGTTCACTTCAACCAAGACAGGAAATGCTGCGTCTCTGAGCTCCTCTCGCCACGAAGGTGGTAATAATAGCTGCACTTGTGCCTTCCAGCCTTGAGGTAGGGGTACCTGAAGAATCAGTTTAGTTATGAGTAGAAATGTGTAAAATAGACATCGATAACGAAGATTTATGAAAAGATGGACTGATTGATATTTCTGACAGACTCGATGCAATTTCAGTAGATCTTTTCATTTGTGCAAAGCATATACCTCGAAGCTTCTTCGAGTTGGTAACGCCAACTGAGAAAGTTTATCTCCCCGTTGGATTCGCGTGTCGTATAACACGCGAATCATCTTGTGAGAGGTCATCAAGTGGACACCGGCTAGTGGAAGGCCTGGACCTTCGCAGTAGAGAACGTAGTAACCCTGAGTTTCGTCGCCATTTGGTGGACTTACGGACGCACCAAAATGCGTACAGTTGGTGTAGTAGAACCTATAAAGCCAatttattggatattttattagagAATTGACgcgatcgaaattttaatagctGATATATTCATAGGAGTTAACATAGTTGTGCGTAATTTTAAAGCTTGCAGCTCGTTTCCACCGATATAGTTCTACGTTCTTTTAAAGTAGGTTGTATTTGCATAGCGAGATACCGTTGGCCTAGTTCTAcatcattttgtatttaaagcAAATTAGGTGCACCCTACAGTTAGGCTTTGACATTTGAGTCCTCCAGTCTGGATTTAACTTAGAACacgaaaaatgtaatagaTAGATACGTGACATTCCtcctttaattctttttctagaaattctattaaaatatgaaatatctttttgttcATTAAAACGAGATCGTGATTCAGACACAAAATTTCGAGGACTCCAGTAAAGTAAAGTCAACTATAACACAAACTATTTACGTTCTAAATACATAAGAACCCACCTACTACTCCATAGAACTTCGCCGAGATCACACGTGACGCAGAGCGGTTCCAGACGTCGAGGATCATCAGCAGTAGGATCGCGAACGACATAAAGATGTCTCTGACCTGGCCTTCTTTCCCTAGTGCCCAAATAGTACACCAAATGGGCTTTCGTGTCCCACGCTAAGATTTCACTCACCTTAAATATccagaaaaatatgtacaacgCTGATTctcaatacgatatataataattaatttattaatttacctCACCTCGTAACGACCGTGAGATAGGACCGCTATCCTTTGTTGTGTTAAGGTTACGTGCTTGATGTGGGTGAAGTGCTCTTTATCGCCTTCCTGAACAGCAGCTAGGAGCAAGAAGCTGTCACCATCAGGGGCGAATAGGGGATGAGGTTGTGCGTCTAACCATTGTCCTTCTGGCGCTCTTTCGGAGTGAGTCTCCTCACATTCCCACATTGGTGCTCGACAAGCGGATACCAACGAGAGATTCTGCGATCTGCTCA from the Bombus pyrosoma isolate SC7728 linkage group LG11, ASM1482585v1, whole genome shotgun sequence genome contains:
- the LOC122572279 gene encoding dipeptidyl aminopeptidase-like protein 6 isoform X4: MKTCARLHGTLDLTYAEGGHNWRSIIFSLLVIGFVIAGIVTAIYLLGYVDELLYWSGRRLTLDECLRDDLTPHRLTPTWVAHDKFVYQADDGSLTLLDTSNNSVSLLVSNHTLRQLNVQGYQCSGDLRFVLFKHNVKPVYRNTFTAYYTVYDVTNDHHTPLRLHMSGRMQQTRLQHATWLGNTSGLLMISENDIYVRIAPSAAEDVRITDTGVPGVIYNGVPDWLYQEEVMPRPEATWPSPDGTHLLFASFNDTKVTALEFPWFSSQPGQDGPSSSPLSTPRRGSFPPSRSIRYPTPGSFNPEVDLWLMELSNLTNSYNGNGTGNSTTLFRMRLKPPPALDGQEYYLISAGWVGDDSSQVAVVWMSRSQNLSLVSACRAPMWECEETHSERAPEGQWLDAQPHPLFAPDGDSFLLLAAVQEGDKEHFTHIKHVTLTQQRIAVLSHGRYEVSEILAWDTKAHLVYYLGTRERRPGQRHLYVVRDPTADDPRRLEPLCVTCDLGEVLWSSRFYYTNCTHFGASVSPPNGDETQGYYVLYCEGPGLPLAGVHLMTSHKMIRVLYDTRIQRGDKLSQLALPTRRSFEVPLPQGWKAQVQLLLPPSWREELRDAAFPVLVEVNGRPGSEAVTDRFKIDWGTYMSSHNDVVYVRLDVRGARGQGKRDLFRRIGGVEVQDQLTVLRHLLKTLKYLDVTRVGVWGWGYGGYVTAMVLGSQENVFKCGVAVNPIADWLYYNSAFTERILGAPAENYKGYVEADLTQRARLVPSHSLYLLHGLADLTAPYTHGVAFAKALSEAGIIFRYQSYADEDHALSGVLEHAYRSMEDFLAECLALDAS
- the LOC122572279 gene encoding dipeptidyl aminopeptidase-like protein 6 isoform X2, which encodes MNASVNIERNSWRLPPDETVQVADPRSKSAQDLTYAEGGHNWRSIIFSLLVIGFVIAGIVTAIYLLGYVDELLYWSGRRLTLDECLRDDLTPHRLTPTWVAHDKFVYQADDGSLTLLDTSNNSVSLLVSNHTLRQLNVQGYQCSGDLRFVLFKHNVKPVYRNTFTAYYTVYDVTNDHHTPLRLHMSGRMQQTRLQHATWLGNTSGLLMISENDIYVRIAPSAAEDVRITDTGVPGVIYNGVPDWLYQEEVMPRPEATWPSPDGTHLLFASFNDTKVTALEFPWFSSQPGQDGPSSSPLSTPRRGSFPPSRSIRYPTPGSFNPEVDLWLMELSNLTNSYNGNGTGNSTTLFRMRLKPPPALDGQEYYLISAGWVGDDSSQVAVVWMSRSQNLSLVSACRAPMWECEETHSERAPEGQWLDAQPHPLFAPDGDSFLLLAAVQEGDKEHFTHIKHVTLTQQRIAVLSHGRYEVSEILAWDTKAHLVYYLGTRERRPGQRHLYVVRDPTADDPRRLEPLCVTCDLGEVLWSSRFYYTNCTHFGASVSPPNGDETQGYYVLYCEGPGLPLAGVHLMTSHKMIRVLYDTRIQRGDKLSQLALPTRRSFEVPLPQGWKAQVQLLLPPSWREELRDAAFPVLVEVNGRPGSEAVTDRFKIDWGTYMSSHNDVVYVRLDVRGARGQGKRDLFRRIGGVEVQDQLTVLRHLLKTLKYLDVTRVGVWGWGYGGYVTAMVLGSQENVFKCGVAVNPIADWLYYNSAFTERILGAPAENYKGYVEADLTQRARLVPSHSLYLLHGLADLTAPYTHGVAFAKALSEAGIIFRYQSYADEDHALSGVLEHAYRSMEDFLAECLALDAS
- the LOC122572279 gene encoding dipeptidyl aminopeptidase-like protein 6 isoform X1 is translated as MNASVNIERNSWRLPPDETVQVADPRSKSAQVKEDLTYAEGGHNWRSIIFSLLVIGFVIAGIVTAIYLLGYVDELLYWSGRRLTLDECLRDDLTPHRLTPTWVAHDKFVYQADDGSLTLLDTSNNSVSLLVSNHTLRQLNVQGYQCSGDLRFVLFKHNVKPVYRNTFTAYYTVYDVTNDHHTPLRLHMSGRMQQTRLQHATWLGNTSGLLMISENDIYVRIAPSAAEDVRITDTGVPGVIYNGVPDWLYQEEVMPRPEATWPSPDGTHLLFASFNDTKVTALEFPWFSSQPGQDGPSSSPLSTPRRGSFPPSRSIRYPTPGSFNPEVDLWLMELSNLTNSYNGNGTGNSTTLFRMRLKPPPALDGQEYYLISAGWVGDDSSQVAVVWMSRSQNLSLVSACRAPMWECEETHSERAPEGQWLDAQPHPLFAPDGDSFLLLAAVQEGDKEHFTHIKHVTLTQQRIAVLSHGRYEVSEILAWDTKAHLVYYLGTRERRPGQRHLYVVRDPTADDPRRLEPLCVTCDLGEVLWSSRFYYTNCTHFGASVSPPNGDETQGYYVLYCEGPGLPLAGVHLMTSHKMIRVLYDTRIQRGDKLSQLALPTRRSFEVPLPQGWKAQVQLLLPPSWREELRDAAFPVLVEVNGRPGSEAVTDRFKIDWGTYMSSHNDVVYVRLDVRGARGQGKRDLFRRIGGVEVQDQLTVLRHLLKTLKYLDVTRVGVWGWGYGGYVTAMVLGSQENVFKCGVAVNPIADWLYYNSAFTERILGAPAENYKGYVEADLTQRARLVPSHSLYLLHGLADLTAPYTHGVAFAKALSEAGIIFRYQSYADEDHALSGVLEHAYRSMEDFLAECLALDAS
- the LOC122572279 gene encoding dipeptidyl aminopeptidase-like protein 6 isoform X3, coding for MANTPLNLSEEDLTYAEGGHNWRSIIFSLLVIGFVIAGIVTAIYLLGYVDELLYWSGRRLTLDECLRDDLTPHRLTPTWVAHDKFVYQADDGSLTLLDTSNNSVSLLVSNHTLRQLNVQGYQCSGDLRFVLFKHNVKPVYRNTFTAYYTVYDVTNDHHTPLRLHMSGRMQQTRLQHATWLGNTSGLLMISENDIYVRIAPSAAEDVRITDTGVPGVIYNGVPDWLYQEEVMPRPEATWPSPDGTHLLFASFNDTKVTALEFPWFSSQPGQDGPSSSPLSTPRRGSFPPSRSIRYPTPGSFNPEVDLWLMELSNLTNSYNGNGTGNSTTLFRMRLKPPPALDGQEYYLISAGWVGDDSSQVAVVWMSRSQNLSLVSACRAPMWECEETHSERAPEGQWLDAQPHPLFAPDGDSFLLLAAVQEGDKEHFTHIKHVTLTQQRIAVLSHGRYEVSEILAWDTKAHLVYYLGTRERRPGQRHLYVVRDPTADDPRRLEPLCVTCDLGEVLWSSRFYYTNCTHFGASVSPPNGDETQGYYVLYCEGPGLPLAGVHLMTSHKMIRVLYDTRIQRGDKLSQLALPTRRSFEVPLPQGWKAQVQLLLPPSWREELRDAAFPVLVEVNGRPGSEAVTDRFKIDWGTYMSSHNDVVYVRLDVRGARGQGKRDLFRRIGGVEVQDQLTVLRHLLKTLKYLDVTRVGVWGWGYGGYVTAMVLGSQENVFKCGVAVNPIADWLYYNSAFTERILGAPAENYKGYVEADLTQRARLVPSHSLYLLHGLADLTAPYTHGVAFAKALSEAGIIFRYQSYADEDHALSGVLEHAYRSMEDFLAECLALDAS